ATTAAAAGAAATTTATATTGAAGAAAATGTAGAGTAATTAATAGTAAAATCTATTTAGGAGAAGGGGAGAATTAAAAATCCTGCCCAATAAACTCAAAAATATTACTATCAGATTTTAGTGATGTTTTAAGTATCAAATAACCTCTTACGATATGTCGTTGGAGGTTTTCCTCTAGTTTCTTTTTTGATGTAATAGTAATATTATCAAAAACTTCAATCATATCCCAAAAAAGTTTTGTATAGTCTTCGCTCTCTTTTCCTTCACCTGTTATTTGTACCAGTCTATACTCTTTGCCATCATAATTTGGAACATCTATATCTTTAAACTCCTTTTCTAATGATAGCGATATATTTATCATAAATCTAAGGATTACCCATTTGGGTTCATTTTCAAGGTTTAGCATTTTTGATAAGGGATAAAGATATTGTTCTATTTCTTGTGTTGTTTTTATCATGTTATTTCCTCTATATTCGACCCTAAATCATTTCTTTTGATTTGGTATGTTTTATAGTTGAGATTTTGAGTTTTTACAAAATCATATTCACTATCTGTTAGTAGTAAAATTAGATTTTCAAAAGATAAATAACAAGAGTTAAGTAAAAGCTCTTTATTTTTATTTGAAAGTCTTCCAAATGGAGTATCTACCATTACAAATGATGCAAAATTTTTAAAATCTAAAATCGTCTTAACTATCAAAAAGTTTAATATTTGTTTTTGACCTGCTGAAAGTAATTTAGTACTTAACTTCTCTTCTTTTTTATCTGTGATTATTATATTGTGATTATCATTGATAAATATATTACTTATATGGTCATATTGTTTTAAAAACCGTGATGTATTTTCTTTTAGTTTCTCATTAAAGATTGAAAGTTCTTTTTCTAATCTTTTATTATAAACTCGGGCACTTACTTTTGAAATAATCTGTAACTCTTCATATCCTTTTATAAATGCATATTTGTGTTGATTTTCTTTAAATGCTTGAGTTAAAGTTTTATTTATCTCTTTTGATTTTATAGTATTTGATTCGATTTTATCTTTTAATTCTTGAATATATTTATCAAGTACATTTAGTTCTTCTTCTTGTAAATCTCTTGATTCTACTAAAGAACGCATCATTTCTTGTTCCATTATTGAGTCTTGTGCTATTTTAATCTTTTCTTCTATTTGAACAGTTATAAGTTTTAAGTCTTTCATCTCTTCAATAAGTTTTTTAAAATCATTGTTAGACATTGAAAGTTGAATTTTTGGTGAATTGTTAATCATAGTTGATTTAAATAGTTCTAAAATTTTATTTTCTTCAAGTGGTGAATTTATTTCTTGAATAAACTTGTGAAACTTATTTGAAAAAAGTGATTCATCTTCTATTTTTAAAGCACTAGAAGTTCTATCTTGTATACCATTAAATATTCTTTTATTCAAAAGCAAAGGCATCTGCCAAAGAATAATCTCTTTTAATTTCGATGCCTTTTCATCAAGTATTGCTTTTGTTTTATCTAATTCTTCATGTAGTTTATTGACCTTTTTACTCTTATTTCTTATTTGAGTATTTGATTTTTGTAAATTCATTTTTTGAATTTTAAACTCTTTTTCTTTTTCTATTAACTCTTCTTTTTGATTTGATATTAAGTCCAATATATCCAATCTTTGATTTTCAAGAACTAGAAGTTCTTTTGTAGAGTCATCATTATTTTTTTCAAGTAATCTTTTTGAAACTGCTTGTGAGTCCTTTTGAGTGTTTACTAAAAGATCTAAATCAAATATATAATCAAATATTGATTTTAGTTTTATATTTGATAATAAAAGTAAATTATTACCTATCTCACCATCATAAAATAAAAAATCAATCAAAAACTCAGGTATTTTATTCTGAATAAAATGTTCTGCTTCATCATCTTCATATTTCTCACCATCTTTTAATATAACTGAAAGTGACTCTTCAAATTTAGAAGTAAAATTCCAAGTCCTTTTAATATTAAACTCATCAAAATCAAGATTTACCCAACATTTTTTTTCTTCTGCATTATTATTAAGTACAGAATCAATATCTATTTTTGATTGACCTAAACATAATTTGATAGAATTTAGAATTGATGTTTTACCATACCCATTAGCTCCTATTATGCATGAGATATTATTAAATAATATACTATTTGTTCCATGATAAGAGAACATATTGTTCAATGTGATACTAGTTAGTTTCACGAAACTCTCCTTTATAGAAGTCAACAACTCTTTTTTCTATATCATTTAATACACCATATCTATTTGATATGTTTTTTCTATAAGCTTGAATCTCATGAATCCTTTCAAATAAATCAATGTTAAAATTCTCTTCATCTAAGACTTCTAAGTCTTCTCTTAATTCAGTTTTTACAGGTTTATTTAGCAATTTATCAAATTTTTGAGCTATTCTATATGCAGTATTTGAAATATCACCATCTTTATTCCAGTTTTCTTGAATCAATTCAATCTCTTCATCTTTGATTAAAGCAATTTTTTCACTTGGATTATAATCAGCATCGTTTATTTTCATAGAATGATAATTTTCATTTACTTTAACTTCTGTTTTAAGTAAATCTTCTAAAAGTTCTTTTCTTGTTTCCATTAAAAATGGTCCAGCCCCCACTTGACCACTTCTTCTTCTTGTATCTCTTTTCTCTAAATCGTTTCTATATGTATATATTTTTTCTCTATAATGCCAAAGTGGACTCATCCACTCTTCACCATTTTTAAGCATCCCTTCCATTGAACGGTCACTTTCAACAACGGTACAAACCCAACAACCAAACCTAGTTTTTCCACAAGTTGCCGCATCAGGATGTAATGCAATATTGCAATCAGCTTCACCTGAACCTTTGTCATATAAGCTCATCATATAACTATGGTCACCCCATGGAAAAGGATTTTTAGTTAAATAAGTCCAAACTTCTGCATTTGACCAAAATTTAATTGGAGATAATACATACGCATTTGGAATACTATCATGTACTGATAATCCTCTATGATTTAAAACTCTTCCCTCAATTGAATTAGATCTTGAAATAGACTCATCTTTTCTTACACCTAAAAGCATAAGAATTGATTGATGTTTATTTACTAAACTTTTTAGAAATTCTGTAGCTGGATCTATTTTCATTCTTTCCGTACACCATCTAAATGAACTCGTTGGTGCAGGATAACCTTTTCCTAGCATCAGTGTCCAAAATGATTCTTCAACTTTTGGTTCTAGCTTATGACATGATATTTTTAAATCTGTTTCATTTGAAAATTTTGTAATTTGATTTAATCTGGTATTCGTATAGTTTTCTATTACTGGCATTTCAACTGTTGTATCAGATGATACAACATAAATATGCTTAGTATCTTTTCCCTCAGTATGTAGTTCTTGTATCATAGTAATCACAAGATGCAATACTGTAGTAGAATCTTTTCCCCCAGAATATGTCACTACCCAAGGTCTATTGTCTGCAAAATATTGTTCTTTTAATGCATCTATTGTTTGTCTTGCTATTTCCATAATTATATCTTTTTAAAATTTATTAATATCTATATTATTTTTGAGATAATATCTAAAAATTAATTTGATTGTGGTTATATTAATATATTAGTTTTATTAAATTAAAATAAATAAAATTTTATTTAATAACCTTACTAGTTTTAGAAAATCTGTTAAAAGAATATAGTTTTATACTTTTATTCTTTTATTCAAGACCAAAGCTGTAATTTTGGCAGATGTGAAACTGCTTTGATTATATCTGTTTTTGAAACTATTCCTACTATTACATCCTCTTCATTTACAACTGGAATTGCATCAATTTTAAAATCAAGCATAATTTTACAAACACTTCTAATATCTGCTGTTGGATCAGCTGTGATTACTTCTTTTAAAATTAAGTCCTCAAGATTTCTATTTAATATATTTTGATAGTTTTCAATATCCTCTATTAATAGATTTAGAATAGTTTTTTTGTTTATTATTCCTATGATTTTTTTTCCAAAAGAGACTATTGGTATATGACTTACACTCTCTTCTTTTAGCTTTTCATAAGCTTGTTCTACAGAAGCTTTATTATCAATATAAATTATATCTTTTGTCATTATATCTTGTACTTGATAAACCTCTTCAGAGATATCTAAATTGGCCATTTTTTTATAAGCATTTACTGCTTTTTGATTTTTTTGTTCTGTTTGCTTATCTTCTTTTTCATGTTCTAAGTAGTCTTGAAAAAGTGTATCATCATCAGGTTTCAATCTAGCCTCAGCAGGAGCATCAAGATTTTTTAATTCATATAGATTATCAGCAGTACTTCTAAATCCTACACTTCCATTATTATATATAGCAAACATCTTATATCCTTTATGTTGTTATTATATAATAATATATTTGATTTAATGATTGTTTAATAAAAAACATAAATTTTATGGTAAAACTGTATTTCTTCCATTTTCTTTTGCTTTATATAATTGTTCATCAGCTTTTTTATATAAAATATCAACAGAGATAATATCTTTTGCTTTTGTACAAACATATCCAAAAGAAGCTGTCACATAAGGTGAAACATTGTTTTTTTTATGGGGAATTTTTAGTTCTTCAATATTATTTTTTATTTTTTCTAAAAATTTCTTTGATTTTTCAGGATTTGAGTCTTTAAATACAACTCCAAACTCTTCTCCTCCTAATCTAAAGCAAAAATCATCTGCTCTATTTAAATTACTCATTACTTCTTTTGTAACTTTTCTTAGCGCACTGTCACCTTTTAAGTGACCATATGTATCATTGTATAGTTTAAAATAGTCAATATCAAATATTGAAAATGTTATATATTCATTTTTTCTTTTTATACTATTTAAAAGTTTTGGCATTAATTCATTAAAATATCGTTTGTTATAAGTTTTGGTAAGTTCATCTGTTATAGATAATCTTTCTAATTTCTTTTTTATTGTAATATTTTCTTTTATTGAGGTATAGCCAACTTTTATACCATCTTCATTGAATGTAGGAGAGATAATTGCTTTAACCCAAAAACAATCTCCTTCTTTTGTCTTATTTTTTATTTCTCCTTGCCAAATTTTATCTTTTGAAATAGTTTCCCAAAGTTCTTTATATATTTTTTCATCCATTTTCTCATGTTTTAAAATAGAATGTGTTTTACCTAATAACTCTTTTTTTGAGTATTTTGAAACTTTACAAAATGCATTTGAGACATGAATTATATTACCTTTTAAATCAGTAGTTGCCGATATTATATTTTCATCTACGATTTTGATATATGATTTAAGCTCTTTTTCTATTTTTCTTCTATTTTTTATCTCTTTGTTTAATTTTCTATTTGCTCTAATTATTATGAAAAAAATTGTAAAAAAGAAGATACTAATTGCTCCTAGCCATCTAAAAATATATCCATAATTTGCATTTGTTTCATACTTTACACTTATCCATTTATTTAAGATAGATTGATGTTCTTCTTGTGAAATTTTTATAAGTGTTTTATTGAAAATAGAGTTCAAAAGTGGCATATCTTTTCTTGTTCCAATACTTAAATCCCAAAAATTACCAAATTTTGCAGAGATTTTAAGTTCACCAAAATAGTGTTGTTGTATTTGATATCCTGCTGCTGTAACTGTATCTATAAAACCAAATAACTTATTGTTCTTAACTTTATTTAATCCCTCTTTTAAGTTATTAACTTCAACTACTTCTAGATTTGGATAATCTTTTTTTAGTTGTTCTATAAATGCATAATCTTTTACAATACCTACTTTTTCATTGATTTTTTTTAGATTTGCAATATATAGTTTTTCGATTTTTGTAACAAGTACTAAAGGTATTGAAAGATAAGGCTCTGTAAAATTCAAGTACTGTTGCCTAGTATCTGTTGGCATTACAAGTGAAAGAATATCACATTTTTTTTGTTTTGAATACTTCAAAGATTGTGACCATGAGTCTGTTTTTATTGCTTTTATTTTAATATCCAATTTCTTTTGGAATATTTTCATATAATCAGAAGTAATTCCTATATATTTATCTTTTTCAAACTTTTCAAGTGGCATCCAGTTTGGATCAATACAAAGTTTTAGTGTATCGTGTTTTTTTAAAAAATTAAGCTCTTTTGTTGTTAGATTTGTATCAAATTTTTTATCAATAGGAAGGTTCTCAATATTTTGAGAATATGCATAATAAAATAAGAAAAGTATTATAAATATAGCTTTCATAATATACTCCTATTTTAATTTTAGCATAAAAAGGACACTTTTTTACTAAAATAGCTTATATTAATTAAGTTTCTTATTTTCTTTTACTGAAATAGGTACTTTAATAGTAAAACAAGCACCAAGATTAATGTTTTCTACAATAATAGCACCACCCATACTATTTTCAATAATGGTTTTTGTCATATATAATCCTATACCTGTTCCTTTTCCCTCTTCTTTTGTTGTAAAATATGGCTCAAATATTTTATCTTTTATATCTTCACTTATGCCTTTTGCATTATCTTCTATTTGTACTATTGCACTATTTTTATCTTTATAGACTCTTATTTTTACCTTTGCATCTTCTACTTTTTTTTCTATTAATGCATCTTTTGCATTTGATAATATATTTAATATACTTTGTGAAAACTCATTTGTATATCCATATACTTCTATATCTTCTTTGCTAAACTCTTTTTCTATTTCTATATAGCTATGTTCAAATGTTGATTCTATTAAATATATCGCTTTTTTTACTGTTTTATTTATCTCAAAATACTCTTTTGTTTTATTTGGTTTAAAAAAGTTTCTAAAATCATCTATTGTTTTTGACATACTTGATGTTAATATATTTGTCTTTTTTATACTTCTTTCCATAAACTTATCATCCAAATCACCCATACTATATGCAAACTGCATATTTTGCATTACTAATCCCAATGCATTTAGTGGTTGTCTCCATTGATGGGCTATATTTCCTATCATCTCTCCCATTGCTGCTAATTTACTTTGTTGTATCAATAACTGCTCTTGTTTTCTTTGTTTCTCTATCTCTTCTCTTACTTTTTCATGTAACTGCTTTTTTAGTTTTTCTTGATAAGAAGTATGTATATATAAAATATAAAGTAACACAATAAATAGTGAAGAAATTATTGTATTAAAAATTAGAATCTGTTTTTGACCTTTTATATATATCTCTTTTTTTTGAGATACTTTAAGGGAAAACTTTATTTGTTTATTATGGTTATAAAAATATAAGTATGAGTTTATATTTTTATCTTTTAATGTTGCAAAAATA
The window above is part of the Malaciobacter marinus genome. Proteins encoded here:
- a CDS encoding diguanylate cyclase — protein: MKAIFIILFLFYYAYSQNIENLPIDKKFDTNLTTKELNFLKKHDTLKLCIDPNWMPLEKFEKDKYIGITSDYMKIFQKKLDIKIKAIKTDSWSQSLKYSKQKKCDILSLVMPTDTRQQYLNFTEPYLSIPLVLVTKIEKLYIANLKKINEKVGIVKDYAFIEQLKKDYPNLEVVEVNNLKEGLNKVKNNKLFGFIDTVTAAGYQIQQHYFGELKISAKFGNFWDLSIGTRKDMPLLNSIFNKTLIKISQEEHQSILNKWISVKYETNANYGYIFRWLGAISIFFFTIFFIIIRANRKLNKEIKNRRKIEKELKSYIKIVDENIISATTDLKGNIIHVSNAFCKVSKYSKKELLGKTHSILKHEKMDEKIYKELWETISKDKIWQGEIKNKTKEGDCFWVKAIISPTFNEDGIKVGYTSIKENITIKKKLERLSITDELTKTYNKRYFNELMPKLLNSIKRKNEYITFSIFDIDYFKLYNDTYGHLKGDSALRKVTKEVMSNLNRADDFCFRLGGEEFGVVFKDSNPEKSKKFLEKIKNNIEELKIPHKKNNVSPYVTASFGYVCTKAKDIISVDILYKKADEQLYKAKENGRNTVLP
- a CDS encoding DndE family protein, with amino-acid sequence MIKTTQEIEQYLYPLSKMLNLENEPKWVILRFMINISLSLEKEFKDIDVPNYDGKEYRLVQITGEGKESEDYTKLFWDMIEVFDNITITSKKKLEENLQRHIVRGYLILKTSLKSDSNIFEFIGQDF
- a CDS encoding AAA family ATPase — protein: MKLTSITLNNMFSYHGTNSILFNNISCIIGANGYGKTSILNSIKLCLGQSKIDIDSVLNNNAEEKKCWVNLDFDEFNIKRTWNFTSKFEESLSVILKDGEKYEDDEAEHFIQNKIPEFLIDFLFYDGEIGNNLLLLSNIKLKSIFDYIFDLDLLVNTQKDSQAVSKRLLEKNNDDSTKELLVLENQRLDILDLISNQKEELIEKEKEFKIQKMNLQKSNTQIRNKSKKVNKLHEELDKTKAILDEKASKLKEIILWQMPLLLNKRIFNGIQDRTSSALKIEDESLFSNKFHKFIQEINSPLEENKILELFKSTMINNSPKIQLSMSNNDFKKLIEEMKDLKLITVQIEEKIKIAQDSIMEQEMMRSLVESRDLQEEELNVLDKYIQELKDKIESNTIKSKEINKTLTQAFKENQHKYAFIKGYEELQIISKVSARVYNKRLEKELSIFNEKLKENTSRFLKQYDHISNIFINDNHNIIITDKKEEKLSTKLLSAGQKQILNFLIVKTILDFKNFASFVMVDTPFGRLSNKNKELLLNSCYLSFENLILLLTDSEYDFVKTQNLNYKTYQIKRNDLGSNIEEIT
- the dndC gene encoding DNA phosphorothioation system sulfurtransferase DndC translates to MEIARQTIDALKEQYFADNRPWVVTYSGGKDSTTVLHLVITMIQELHTEGKDTKHIYVVSSDTTVEMPVIENYTNTRLNQITKFSNETDLKISCHKLEPKVEESFWTLMLGKGYPAPTSSFRWCTERMKIDPATEFLKSLVNKHQSILMLLGVRKDESISRSNSIEGRVLNHRGLSVHDSIPNAYVLSPIKFWSNAEVWTYLTKNPFPWGDHSYMMSLYDKGSGEADCNIALHPDAATCGKTRFGCWVCTVVESDRSMEGMLKNGEEWMSPLWHYREKIYTYRNDLEKRDTRRRSGQVGAGPFLMETRKELLEDLLKTEVKVNENYHSMKINDADYNPSEKIALIKDEEIELIQENWNKDGDISNTAYRIAQKFDKLLNKPVKTELREDLEVLDEENFNIDLFERIHEIQAYRKNISNRYGVLNDIEKRVVDFYKGEFRETN
- a CDS encoding HPP family protein, with the protein product MFAIYNNGSVGFRSTADNLYELKNLDAPAEARLKPDDDTLFQDYLEHEKEDKQTEQKNQKAVNAYKKMANLDISEEVYQVQDIMTKDIIYIDNKASVEQAYEKLKEESVSHIPIVSFGKKIIGIINKKTILNLLIEDIENYQNILNRNLEDLILKEVITADPTADIRSVCKIMLDFKIDAIPVVNEEDVIVGIVSKTDIIKAVSHLPKLQLWS
- a CDS encoding ATP-binding protein yields the protein MKTLFKNRYLVLIIFILYLLTFNILSYNYFLEDFKNLEIKENKKNLSSLINKIDNNLENIYNITNDYAKWDKTYDFILTKNKQYIYELFRSNSNTLADLGLDFMIFQNLNYETIYSNFNKNFELKKDTNEFINQIIQKYNKEEHATILTFENKYFYTVKTNILKTDSTGKIRGYLFAGKEITIKDLDNAAIFDKIKINSKKEKKFNDSLNSRYLHKIDIFATLKDKNINSYLYFYNHNKQIKFSLKVSQKKEIYIKGQKQILIFNTIISSLFIVLLYILYIHTSYQEKLKKQLHEKVREEIEKQRKQEQLLIQQSKLAAMGEMIGNIAHQWRQPLNALGLVMQNMQFAYSMGDLDDKFMERSIKKTNILTSSMSKTIDDFRNFFKPNKTKEYFEINKTVKKAIYLIESTFEHSYIEIEKEFSKEDIEVYGYTNEFSQSILNILSNAKDALIEKKVEDAKVKIRVYKDKNSAIVQIEDNAKGISEDIKDKIFEPYFTTKEEGKGTGIGLYMTKTIIENSMGGAIIVENINLGACFTIKVPISVKENKKLN